The window GCACCCCAAGGTCCCGGAGCCGGGCGATGGAGGATGTGGTGTCGTTGGTGTGCAGTGTGGACAGCACCAGGTGCCCCGTGAGGGCGGACTGGATGGCGTTGTCCGCCGTCTCTTGGTCGCGGATTTCGCCGATCATTATGATGTCCGGGTCCTGCCTCAAAATCGAGCGGAGCGCCGCGGCGAATGTGAGCCCTATGGCCGGCTGCACGGCGGTCTGGTTGAACTGTTCGCAGATGGTCTCAATCGGGTCTTCTATGGTGACGATGTTCTTCTCCGGCGAGGAAAGGAAGTTGAGCGCGGAATACAGCGTTGTGGTCTTGCCAGATCCGGTGGGGCCCGTGACCAGGATTATGCCGTTGGGCCTGTTCAAAAACCGCTCGATCTTTATGATGTCCTCGGGGAACAACCCAAGCAAGTCCATGTCCCGCATCAATTGATCCGGCTTGAGCACGCGCAAAACAAGCTTTTCGCCGAAGGCGGCGGGCAGGGTGGAAACGCGAAGTTCGGATGTGTCCCCGCCGTGCTCAACGCGGATGCGCCCGTCCTGGGGCTTTCGTTTCTCCGCGATGTTCATACGCGCCAGCATTTTGATGCGCGAGGCGATGGCCTGGCTGACCCCCTTGGGTATCTTGTACACCTCGTTGAGCTGGCCGTCTATGCGGAACCGCACCACGCTGTTGTCCCGCTTGGGCTCTATGTGTATGTCCGACACGCGCATCTCGAACCCGTAGTTGAAAAGGTAGTCCACGGCGTTCTTGATATGCTCGTCGTCGGACTGTATCTGGTCGGGTTGCTTGATGCGGTTGAGCTGTTCGAGGTTGCCCAGGTCTATGCGCTTTTTGGACATCTCCTCCTCGGCCCTGGTGACGGAAGTCTTGAATCCATAAAATTCGTTGATGAGCTTGTTTATGTCCCCGGGGGTGGCCAGGAACGGCACTATTTTTTTCCCCGTGGCGCGTGAGAGCCCGTCGAGCGTGTCCCCTGTCTCCGGATCCATCACCGCCACATGCAGCTCGTCACCGGCCTGGTATAGCGGGAGCACCATGTGCTTTAACGCGAACGGCTTGGGAATGGTCCGCGTGACGGTGTCTATGTCCAGTTCCAGCGGATCGATCTTTTTGTAGGGCAGCCCACACATGGAGGAAATGGCCTTTACGATCTCCTCCTCGGCAATGAATTTCTCCGCGTTGGCCGCCGAGGGGACTTTTAGCCCGGCGATGAACCGTATTGCGTGACCGGGCGCCGGTTTGGACTGTTTGCCTTTGGCGGAGGATTTCACCGTGGATGCGACGGCCTTTTCAGACTCCGCCAGGTTTGACATTATTTTGTCGAATCCCTGCCGGTCTATCCTTTTCTCCTTGAGCAGGAGCTGGGCCAGTTTGCGGATATCGGTGGTGACGCTCATGAGGGGATTTTAGCACAGGGCGGCGGGTTCAAGGCCATGCGGCCGCTTCCCATGGCGCAATCACAAGTTCACCCCACAAACCTCCTTACCCTCGGGATTAAATCCCCGGCCTCAATCGGTTTGCCCACGAAATCGTCCGCCCCGTGGGCGAAAGCTTTCTCCCGCATTTCTTCTTCGGCGGTTGTCATCATTATCACGGGTATCCCGCTTGTCTGGCTGTCATGCTTGACCCGGTCCAAAAGCTCAAACCCGTCCATGCCAGGCATCATTATGTCGGTGATAATGATATGCGGACGTCTTTCCTTTATGTTGGACAGGGCCTGCTCTCCACCCAAAGCCTGCGCGACCTCAATCCCGATCCTTTCAAGATGGCTCCTCACCACCATTAACGACGCCGGTTCGTCGTCCACAACCAGCGCGAGGGGTTTTACAAAAGGAAGCGCCGCGATAAACAGGCTCCCCTTGCCAGGAGCCGTTTCCACGGTAAGCTCCCCTCCGTGGGCTTTCATGATGTCCCGGCTGTACGGCAGGCCCAGGCCGGTCCCAAGCTCCCCCGCCGTGCCTGGAGTGCTCGTTTGCGCCTCATGCCGGAAGATGTCGTGAATGATTCCCACATTAATGCCCTTCCCGGAGTCCTGGACGGCTATCGCGCTTTTTAACCACGGTGGCGTGAAAATCGTGACTTTATCCCCTTTGGAGCAAAACTTGATCGCGTTGGACAAAAGATTGAGCAGCACCTCGTTAAAAAGCAATTGATCGGCGTAAAGCGTCACCTCCGCCGGAACCTCGTTTATTATCTCGATCCCTTTTTGGGAGGCGTTGCGGGCATACGATTCGATCACGGCCGCCGCGGCCGCGCGTCCCCTGAAGAAGCGGGGTCTTGGCGTGATTTTGCCGGTCTGAAGCCTGCTGATCTGCAACAGTTCGTCTATCATCCGCGTCATTCTGCCGCCGCTTTCAAGGACCGCGTTCATGATAATTTTATCGTCATCGTCCAGGTGGGAGGGGTCCTGATTGGCGACATGCTCGATAAGCCCCAGCATGGCGGCGAAGGGCGATTTGAGGTCGTGGGCGACAAGCGAGACGAATTGGTCCTTCAGCTTCGTTGCGGCCTCGGCCTGTTCCTTTGCCTTGGTCAACTCCGCGGTGACGGCGTTT of the Nitrospinota bacterium genome contains:
- a CDS encoding type II/IV secretion system protein translates to MSVTTDIRKLAQLLLKEKRIDRQGFDKIMSNLAESEKAVASTVKSSAKGKQSKPAPGHAIRFIAGLKVPSAANAEKFIAEEEIVKAISSMCGLPYKKIDPLELDIDTVTRTIPKPFALKHMVLPLYQAGDELHVAVMDPETGDTLDGLSRATGKKIVPFLATPGDINKLINEFYGFKTSVTRAEEEMSKKRIDLGNLEQLNRIKQPDQIQSDDEHIKNAVDYLFNYGFEMRVSDIHIEPKRDNSVVRFRIDGQLNEVYKIPKGVSQAIASRIKMLARMNIAEKRKPQDGRIRVEHGGDTSELRVSTLPAAFGEKLVLRVLKPDQLMRDMDLLGLFPEDIIKIERFLNRPNGIILVTGPTGSGKTTTLYSALNFLSSPEKNIVTIEDPIETICEQFNQTAVQPAIGLTFAAALRSILRQDPDIIMIGEIRDQETADNAIQSALTGHLVLSTLHTNDTTSSIARLRDLGVQPFLINATVVGIVAQRLVRMVCKACAKEVEVSAKRLKQFGIVIKEEKAVIKEGKGCDQCRFTGFLGRTGVYEVLAMDDNIRQMVQEAKSDMEIRKYALAHGMTTIRDSAVRKMLNGETTLREVVQLGYQL